Sequence from the Armigeres subalbatus isolate Guangzhou_Male unplaced genomic scaffold, GZ_Asu_2 Contig326, whole genome shotgun sequence genome:
ACAACGGGCACAACGTGCATCACATTAGTGCAGACTATCCATCGAAGCATTAACTTCTCTTTGGCACACACTCTCTTCCATCTTCCGATACTTTGAACAGTACACATCTCATACCGTAGACACCGAACCTTGGGCGTACAGCACAGCATCGTGTATCGTTGGGAATATGTGAAAACCACCCTCGCCAATCGATTCCGCGTGGATTAGCGTGTCGTACACGCAATCCGCTGGACAGGCCATCAAAGTGCTCACCCCAATCGTGGCCATGTCTTTCTTAATCTCGTTGAACACTTTGCAAGCGGCAGTATCTATGTGTGGTACACTGGACAGGTCAATGATCACCGTTCGAATGATCTGCAGCCCAGCTCCCTCACCAGCTGTATTGTACTGTGACGCACGTCTCACCAATCGTTGATCAATTCCAACCTCCTTGGTCAGTGCCTTCTTGAACGTAGCTCGACTGGCGAAGTTGATTGCTCCCGAATACTTGAAGATCTTGATGTGCGGTATCTCTGCTGCGCGATTATGACTTCCCAGATCCACGTAGATTGCCGTATCTGGGACCGTACCCAGCAAGCTGTAGTACGATTTCCATCCTTTAATGTACAGAGCCAACAGAGAAATTATCACCCCAGTCAACAGACCAATATCGATGTCCACGAGCACTACAGTCAAGAACGTCACCATCCAAACCAACAGCTCAAGCGATCCCTCACGATAAAACTTCTTGATGTGCTGCACCTGCCAGAGCATTCCCTTAAGGGCGACGAAAATGATCGACGCCAAAACACATCGCGGCAGGTACTCAAAGTACGGTCCAATCCACAGCAGCACCACAAGAATCAGCGCGGAGGAGAACGTGGCAGTGATCTGTGTCTTACCACCGGACTGGTACTGAATCAGCGATCGCGATAGGGAGCACGCAGCTGGAATGCACGAGAAGAAGGAGGTCACTATATTGGTAGTGCCCATGGCCACCAGCTCCTGGTTGGGACGAATCTCGTAACCATCTTTTTGAGCAAAGATCAACGCCATGGACATGACGATCGAGTAGCTGACGATGGCGATGGCAATGGCGTCGACGGCCACTAATTTAAACAGTGAGATTGGAGGCATTTCCGGTGCGGGGAGACTAAAATGAGACAAAGTTTATAAATGATCTATTGAAAATAGAACTTAAGCTTCAGCACAAAAGTAAAAGGCCATTGCTTGAATGTTTAGGAAAAATATAACAACCatagtttaaaataataaacttaCCCGACTGGAATGGTGCCCACCAGCGTCACGTTGAAGTTCGGTCCCAGCCCGATGAAGTACGATGCCACTGTTCCACCGACAACGACCATAAGTTCGGCCGGAATCGGAAACCGACACCAATTGGATGCCCTTGGTTTGAGGTACTCGTTCATGAATATCATGAACAATATTACAATAACCGACGTGTAGACGGCTGTGAGATTACTATTCGGCACCTGTTCGATCAGGTCACGCACGGAGTAGATGTTCTTGAAGGCTCCCTTGTACCGAGGGATTGACACCCCCACCAGGTCCTTCATCTGGCTGATGCTAACGTGCACGGCAGCTGCAGTCGTAAAACCGCTGACCAGCGGTTCACTTAGTAGGGATGACAGCGTTCCCAGTCGCAGCGCACTCATTAGAAACTGTATGGGAAAGGTGGTTCAAATTGTTAGAAATTTCACCGATTACAAATGATGTCATAGGCATTACATGATAGATTCCGCAAACAAAAGTCACAGCTGTCGCCACTTGGATTGGCGTGTATTGAGGATCATCTGATGGTTCTATCACTGGTGGTACTGAGTAGGTTGAGTTCACCTGCAGTATGGGAAAAGTAAAATATTATGTTTCTCTTgtaatttcgtttcgaatacTCACATTTGATGTTGCGAGGGGAGGTAGCGTCGCATAGGTAACCACCACTTTGGACGTCATCAAACTGATTACCGCAAAGGTACCCATCGAGATGTGGCGTGATGTGCCGAACACCGTGTACACCAAGCATTGAAAGAAGGCCATGTAGAGACCAACGTTGGCCGGAACTCCGGCCAAAAGACCGTAAGCCATTCCCTGAGGTATTTGCATCACTGCTACAGTGATGCCGGCAGTGATATCTCCCATGAGATCGGTTTTGCAGTTGTACTTGGGCAGCCATTGCAGGATTGGGATGAATTTGAGCAGTGCAGCAAATGGGTTACAACTACGGATGGCGTCTTTAACAGTATCGAATGCTGTAATGATATAGGATAAAAATTTATTACTGCGATCCTTAACATTCAATCGAATCATTATGTTTGATACCAAATGTCTCAAAAACGCATAAAATGTCAAGATCTGGTGTCatcgcgaaaaaaaaatgagaaaaattgactttttgggacttagattttttttcgaaatcgatttgttttagcgggcttggtagtcatatggctactgcttctgcctcatacgcaggaggtcgagggttcaatcccaggtccgttccattctcctactttgtatctttctctttatttctcatgttctagcaatcgctagaactggaaatggacttccataccgcttccattactattcctataccttcaacttgagtattctaacagtaatctgctagaattggaaatgaactaaagagctcgtttcctacatccaattagaaattccatcagttaccttctcctatctatcacattggcagctcgttaaccaagacggacctctgcctctccaacctaacccagaaattccaataaattccgcatgaactcgtggcaagtgcagaggtatattcggcttgcagtgggcgagtgattgcatcatcatttcctcccccttccctacattgacttgcattctgacgtggcaggcgccagtatgacctaacaaatgagattaccagtacttgtacattgaagatgtgtccctagtcccaagcaaacatctgttggttccctgtgcaagtacagctgatctggtcataatggagtagcaacaacgagcagtcaatcaagctcaagctcaagcttagaattttttttcgaaattgatttgttttataaataaatgcataaatgccaaatgtcttacaaatgcatgaaacgtcgagtcaacactagatctcgacgtttcatgcatttccaaaaaaattggcatcaaaaaaatacgatttcaaaaaaaattccgtcccaaaaagtcatttttttattttttttttcgagatcacaccagatctcgacctttcatgcatttctaagacagctggcataaaaaaaaagatttcgaATTTTTCCTTTACCCCTGGGAAATTTTCGTGTTTCATAATAATTTaactttgaccgctttggtcaaacacttaacgaagtccgattgatctgaaatttttcatagggacttttttcgaggagatgaaacttttgagcactatCAGTTAAATCATTGAATCTTCATGAAGTCAAtggatttttaaatattttttgaaaaacttttatCGGAAGGTCATCGACTGTCTTTTAGCCCGGGTTCTCTAATAGACAACTGAGAAAGCCATCCTGAACACAAATTACAGAACTGTTGCACAagtgcaaaacaaatttaagaTGAATACTTCTAAATCCCATTTAGATCCTACCCAAGTTATGGTCTCGATTGAGAAAACACGCATTGAGCTATACTTACGTGAGGCTTTCACCCTATCGTACTGCGACAACTGATTGAACTCCTCCTGCTGTAGACACTGTCTCGTCACCAGATAGGACAGCTCGTTGTACTTGGTTTTCGTCTTGTCATTGCTGTTGAAATGATCGGAACAATTAAGGTCGCACATTAATTGAGCGGAATAATCATCTTGTGGGGACATAGTGAGAGTTTTCCGAAAAAATGGcgatcaatttttaaaatattgattGATGATTAAATGTGAGTGAAATTCAGTATTGTTCATAATGCTGGCAGGTATTCTTAttacagcaaaaaatgaattGAATACAACTGAAAAGTAAATCATGTGAAAGGGAGACTCTCCTctattttaaggtcactcctgacggaatccaagtttcaaagtgctcgcgttttcgggggcacaccactcgatacggaagtaacgcacaactgtcatttttgttaatttagttttgctgcgtcgcagcatgcgtgaaaaaataaaaatgacagttgtgcgttgcttccgtatcgagtggtgtgcccccgaaaacgcgagcactttggaacttggattccatcaggagtgaccttaaccaaaatcaatgcagttttgttctagcgtatattttagttttttttttcaatttgcgaCCGTATTTATTATGCAGAACGGTTTATGTGTTTTGACCCTTCTAAACATCTTTTAATGGCCacctaaaatttgaaaaacttctccaaacaatgaccaaatgcaaATAATTGGcgagaaagttaaaaaaatatataaatttgttctcaagcctctaattttttgtaaattGGACAGGTATGGTGAAGGGTTGCCTCGAAAAAATATGTCTTGCGTAGATATTATAGacaggggatcaagtctccccaaattctaAAATTGAATGCGCATTCGAAGCGGGCAAGAACCAGAGCAACCAAGTACGAGTTCCGGTTAACGGTATTTGGCTCTAGATAAGGAAGATAAACGCTGCTGCAGACTGGCGATATTCGTCACTTCGccttggttcgagcacttctaACAACTTCTTCAAGCTTCGATGCCCGACTAACCATCAACATCTCGGGATGGGACGCATTACCCGCGTCAACTCAAAAGCTTCATCGTTGAAGCTTCCATCCGAAGCATGAATTCCAACAAGGCTCCCGGGGACAATCGCATTTCGGCGGAGaagctcaaagctgaccccatgctaTTTGTGCAAATGTTGCATCGTgttgttgtctatatgcaggccatttatagttttctttgtgcttctgacatcgaaatttaatattttgttttttttttttttcttttttattgtttagtctctgcctttttgctccatagagcaccatagctcttgccatccggaagatgctcccagccgaaccattcctcgagcacgacgacacgccacatcgtcactgacgccaaatgcccggatgagaagctgaactTTCCTTATCTCAAATCCTAAGCTCCGTCCATCCTTGAATATTGtgaactaacctcgagtcaccacgagtacgctggctcatagccctctcttattaactgtataataaaatgatattgatttatttatttatttgccgtCATTTGCCGTCATTGTATATATcataaagaaccatggctccgtaaagt
This genomic interval carries:
- the LOC134204004 gene encoding prestin-like; protein product: MLNQKSGISGEISNVSNDKTKTKYNELSYLVTRQCLQQEEFNQLSQYDRVKASPFDTVKDAIRSCNPFAALLKFIPILQWLPKYNCKTDLMGDITAGITVAVMQIPQGMAYGLLAGVPANVGLYMAFFQCLVYTVFGTSRHISMGTFAVISLMTSKVVVTYATLPPLATSNVNSTYSVPPVIEPSDDPQYTPIQVATAVTFVCGIYHFLMSALRLGTLSSLLSEPLVSGFTTAAAVHVSISQMKDLVGVSIPRYKGAFKNIYSVRDLIEQVPNSNLTAVYTSVIVILFMIFMNEYLKPRASNWCRFPIPAELMVVVGGTVASYFIGLGPNFNVTLVGTIPVGLPAPEMPPISLFKLVAVDAIAIAIVSYSIVMSMALIFAQKDGYEIRPNQELVAMGTTNIVTSFFSCIPAACSLSRSLIQYQSGGKTQITATFSSALILVVLLWIGPYFEYLPRCVLASIIFVALKGMLWQVQHIKKFYREGSLELLVWMVTFLTVVLVDIDIGLLTGVIISLLALYIKGWKSYYSLLGTVPDTAIYVDLGSHNRAAEIPHIKIFKYSGAINFASRATFKKALTKEVGIDQRLVRRASQYNTAGEGAGLQIIRTVIIDLSSVPHIDTAACKVFNEIKKDMATIGVSTLMACPADCVYDTLIHAESIGEGGFHIFPTIHDAVLYAQGSVSTV